One segment of Erigeron canadensis isolate Cc75 chromosome 2, C_canadensis_v1, whole genome shotgun sequence DNA contains the following:
- the LOC122586431 gene encoding probable receptor-like protein kinase At5g59700: MEIDRYRLLLCVVFTMCLMKCALGFEPVDNYLLDCGSTKNTSVGKRVFIAETSDHGFLSNPDQEFVKSADSVRILAPYGSELYTTARIVNTTSNYTFSINQHGRHFVRLYFFPFGLDSGTRNLSSARFSVFAQGFTLLKDFQPYFSPVVKEYSLNVSSDKLVITFVPSGKSFAFLNAIEVVSQPDELIPPTAKTVEVPGNHHSLMTQALETVARVNMGNQTVSPENDTLYRLWNADGPFIKHNSYIRFVSNLSAVNYTQGGPTRDIAPPSVYGTVTKLDTSSNPGLLLNNTWSFNVDPGFSYLVRFHVCDIIERPPSELLLNIYLNSLLVVKDLNLGEQMSNIWGAPYFLDAVTRASGNRLLNVSVGTSITNGNYPESILNGLEIMKISDSKGNLDEDETSRSTKKVWVIAASVGGASLVVVLLGCLFFIISRRNRRKLSQECLSSNGNKDLDESNIFSRSKIGYRFPLIAIQEATDKFSESLVIGVGGFGKVYKGKLFGDTIVAVKRGTPQSRQGLAEFKTEIEMLSQLRHRHLVSLIGYCDECNEMIIIYEYMANGTLKEHLYGSDLPKLSWRQRLEICIGSARGLDYLHTSSSKAIIHRDVKSANILLDENFMAKVADFGLSKDGPGLNQTHVSTAVKGSFGYLDPEYMSRQQLTVKSDVYSFGVVMYEILSGKPVIDPSRGRGMVNLVEWVKECREKGELEKVFDPFLAGKMNMESLKKFLEITDKCLAEEGVDRPTMYDVAHNLEGALALHPEGTEVKTPQMDTISETNHAENGVSSTLFSEASVGDLEGVSMSRVFSEMVKGEKPEMR, encoded by the coding sequence ATggagatagatagatatagattattattatgtgtTGTGTTCACcatgtgtttgatgaaatgcgcCTTAGGGTTTGAGCCTGTAGATAACTATCTGTTAGACTGTGGATCCACCAAAAATACTTCAGTAGGCAAAAGGGTGTTCATAGCAGAAACTTCTGATCATGGTTTTCTGTCAAACCCAGATCAAGAATTTGTAAAATCAGCTGATTCTGTACGTATATTAGCCCCTTATGGTTCTGAATTGTATACAACTGCTAGAATTGTTAATACTACTTCAAACTATACTTTTAGTATAAACCAACATGGCCGGCATTTCGTTCGTTTGTATTTCTTTCCGTTTGGTCTAGATTCTGGAACACGTAACTTGAGTAGTGCTAGATTTAGTGTTTTTGCTCAAGGTTTTACTCTTTTGAAAGATTTCCAGCCTTATTTTAGTCCTGTTGTTAAGGAGTATTCTTTGAATGTTAGTTCTGATAAGTTGGTTATTACTTTTGTTCCTTCTGGAAAGTCGTTCGCTTTCTTAAATGCTATAGAAGTTGTGTCTCAACCGGATGAACTTATCCCGCCTACTGCCAAAACTGTTGAGGTTCCTGGAAACCATCATAGTTTGATGACACAGGCATTGGAGACGGTTGCTAGGGTGAATATGGGTAACCAGACGGTTTCTCCTGAAAATGATACATTGTATCGGCTTTGGAATGCAGATGGTCCGTTTATAAAACATAACAGTTATATTCGGTTTGTGTCGAATTTAAGTGCTGTAAATTATACACAAGGGGGTCCAACGCGTGATATTGCTCCACCGTCTGTTTATGGTACTGTTACTAAACTAGATACTTCGTCTAATCCTGGATTACTTTTGAATAATACTTGGTCGTTTAATGTTGATCCGGGGTTTTCCTACTTAGTTCGGTTTCACGTCTGTGATATCATCGAGCGTCCACCTTCTGAGCTGCTCTTAAATATTTACCTAAATTCCTTGTTGGTTGTTAAAGATCTTAATCTAGGTGAGCAGATGTCAAACATTTGGGGGGCTCCTTACTTCTTGGATGCTGTCACTAGGGCAAGTGGAAATAGGCTACTAAATGTAAGTGTAGGAACTAGCATTACAAACGGCAACTACCCTGAAAGCATTCTTAATGGGCTCGAGATCATGAAGATTAGTGATTCTAAAGGGAATCTTGATGAAGATGAGACTTCACGGTCAACGAAGAAAGTTTGGGTCATAGCCGCCTCGGTTGGTGGAGCTTCGTTGGTTGTGGTTCTTTTGGGTTGTCTATTCTTTATTATAAGCAGAAGAAATAGAAGGAAGTTATCACAAGAATGCTTGAGCTCTAATGGTAATAAGGATCTTGATGAAAGTAACATCTTTTCAAGATCAAAGATTGGATACCGCTTTCCCTTGATAGCAATTCAAGAAGCTACTGATAAGTTCAGCGAGAGCTTGGTAATTGGAGTTGGTGGTTTTGGAAAAGTTTACAAAGGGAAATTGTTTGGTGATACAATAGTGGCGGTGAAAAGAGGTACCCCTCAATCTCGTCAAGGTTTGGCTGAATTTAAAACCGAAATTGAAATGCTATCTCAATTACGTCATCGCCATTTGGTATCACTAATAGGTTATTGTGACGAATGTAATGAAATGATCATTATATACGAGTACATGGCAAATGGGACCTTGAAAGAGCATCTTTATGGCTCAGATCTGCCTAAATTGAGTTGGAGGCAAAGGCTCGAGATTTGCATTGGGTCAGCCCGAGGACTTGATTATCTTCACACAAGTTCTTCAAAAGCGATCATTCATCGAGATGTCAAGTCTGCAAACATTTTGTTAGACGAGAATTTCATGGCTAAAGTTGCTGACTTTGGACTTTCAAAGGACGGGCCAGGGCTTAATCAGACTCATGTTAGCACTGCAGTCAAAGGAAGTTTCGGTTATCTTGATCCAGAATACATGAGTAGGCAACAATTGACAGTGAAATCAGATGTTTACTCCTTCGGTGTTGTGATGTATGAAATCCTCTCTGGGAAGCCTGTCATTGACCCATCTCGTGGACGAGGAATGGTCAATTTGGTTGAATGGGTCAAAGAGTGCCGGGAAAAAGGCGAATTGGAGAaagtttttgacccatttcttgCGGGGAAAATGAACATGGAGTCTTTGAAGAAGTTCTTGGAGATTACTGATAAATGCTTAGCAGAAGAAGGCGTTGATAGACCTACAATGTATGATGTTGCACATAATCTTGAAGGTGCACTTGCACTTCATCCAGAAGGAACA
- the LOC122588518 gene encoding chalcone--flavanone isomerase, which yields MAATTTPLTTSLQVESIVFPSSVKPPGSTKSLFLGGAGVRGMEIQGNFVKFTGIGVYLEDKAIPLLAAKWKGKTSTELLDSVEFFRDIVTGPFEKFTQVTMILPLTGKQYSEKVSEMCVGVWKAHGVYTDADGTTIEKFLEVFKDENFLPGSSILFTTSPHGSLTISFSKDSTIPEAANVVLENEKLSQAVIESVIGKNGVSPATKQSLASRLSDLMKKFDEELSASVEVVCK from the exons ATGGCTGCCACGACAACACCATTAACCACCAGTCTCCAAGTTGAATCCATCGTTTTTCCGTCGTCTGTCAAACCTCCCGGCTCGACCAAATCTTTGTTCCTCGGTGGTGCTg GTGTGAGAGGTATGGAAATCCAAGGGAACTTTGTGAAGTTTACGGGAATTGGTGTGTATTTAGAGGATAAAGCCATTCCGTTACTCGCTGCTAAGTGGAAGGGCAAAACATCTACTGAGTTGCTGGATTCTGTTGAATTCTTCCGGGATATTGTTACAG GCCCCTTTGAAAAATTTACTCAGGTGACAATGATACTTCCATTAACTGGTAAGCAATACTCTGAGAAGGTATCGGAAATGTGTGTCGGAGTTTGGAAAGCTCATGGGGTCTATACAGACGCAGATGGCACAACCATTGAAAAGTTTCTTGAGGTTTTCAAGGATGAAAACTTCCTGCCAGGCTCATCTATTCTCTTTACAACTTCGCCTCATGGATCACTGACG ATCAGCTTCTCGAAAGATAGTACCATCCCTGAAGCTGCGAATGTAGTATTAGAGAATGAAAAATTATCACAAGCAGTGATCGAGTCAGTGATTGGGAAGAATGGTGTTTCCCCAGCAACCAAACAAAGCTTGGCATCAAGACTCTCTGATCTCATGAAAAAGTTTGATGAGGAATTAAGTGCAAGTGTGGAAGTGGTTTGTAAATAG
- the LOC122587494 gene encoding 60S ribosomal protein L35-2 yields MARIKVHELRSKTKADLFAQLKDLKAELALLRVAKVTGGAPNKLSKIKVVRTSIAQVLTVISQTQKSALREAYKNKKYLPLDLRPKKTRAIRRRLTKHQASLKTEREKKKEKYFPLRKYAIKA; encoded by the exons ATGG cAAGAATCAAGGTGCACGAGCTAAGAAGCAAAACAAAGGCAGATTTGTTCGCTCAATTGAAGGACTTGAAAGCTGAACTTGCCCTTCTTCGTGTTGCTAAGGTCACTGGTGGGGCCCCCAACAAACTCTCCAAGAT TAAGGTGGTGAGGACATCGATTGCCCAGGTGCTGACTGTGATTTCACAGACTCAAAAGTCTGCTCTTAGGGAAGCttacaagaacaagaaataCCTTCCTCTTGATCTGCGTCCCAAGAAAACCAGAGCCATTCGCAGACGTCTTACCAAGCATCAG GCTTCGTTGAAGACAGAGCGtgagaagaagaaagagaagtACTTCCCACTGAGGAAGTATGCAATCAAGGCATAG